Proteins from a single region of Chelonoidis abingdonii isolate Lonesome George chromosome 20, CheloAbing_2.0, whole genome shotgun sequence:
- the LOC116818750 gene encoding claudin-4 yields MASMGLQVLGIALSIIGWLGTILCCGLPMWRVTAFIGNNIVVAQIIWEGLWMNCVVQSTGQMQCKVYDSMLALPQDLQAARALVVIAIVLAVLGLLLAIIGGKCTNCVEDASAKAKVMIVSGIIFIIAGIMILIPVSWSANNIIRDFYNPMVTEAQKRELGASLYIGWAASALLLIGGALLCCSCPPQNEKPYSAKYTAARSVPASNYV; encoded by the coding sequence ATGGCTTCGatggggctgcaggtgctgggcaTTGCCCTCTCTATCATTGGCTGGCTGGGCACCATCCTGTGCTGTGGGCTCCCCATGTGGAGGGTGACAGCCTTCATCGGGAACAACATTGTGGTGGCTCAGATCATCTGGGAGGGGCTGTGGATGAACTGCGTGGTGCAGAGCACGGGCCAGATGCAGTGCAAGGTCTACGACTCCATGCTGGCGCTGCCCCAGGACCTGCAGGCGGCGCGTGCCCTGGTGGTGATTGCCATCGTGTTGGCCGTGCTCGGCCTCCTCCTGGCCATCATTGGAGGGAAATGCACCAACTGCGTGGAGGACGCTTCTGCCAAAGCCAAAGTCATGATTGTCTCTGGGATCATCTTCATCATTGCTGGCATCATGATCCTCATCCCTGTCTCCTGGTCAGCCAACAACATCATCCGGGATTTCTACAACCCTATGGTCACTGAGGCGCAGAAGAGAGAGCTGGGGGCCTCTCTGTACATCGGCTGGGCTGCATCTGCCCTCCTGCTCATTGGGGgggccctgctctgctgcagctgccCCCCCCAGAATGAGAAACCCTACTCTGCCAAGTACACGGCTGCTCGCTCGGTGCCGGCTAGCAACTACGTCTAG